The DNA sequence GCAGGGTGCCGCCCAGCAGCCCGTGGGCGCCGGCGGCCAGCCCAATCTGGTAGCTTTTGCCCACCTCAAAGCCGCCGCGCAGCGCAAAACCGCTCTCCTGCGCCTCCACTGAAAACGCCACCGCGGGCGTCACGGTGAGGGCCTTTTGCACGTCGGCCACCGCAATGGGCTGGCTCAGGTTCACGGTTACCACGGGCTGGCCGTCGAGCAGGGCCCCGGTCAGCTCGCGCACCTCCAGGGTGCTCTGGTCGGGCACCTCGGCCTGGGCCACGAGCGGCGCAGTGGTGGCCTTGGTGCCGGCGGCGGGGCGCAGGCCGGGCGCAATTTCGAAGGTGATGGGGGCCCCGGGGTGCACATCCTGCGCGAAGCTCAGGCCCAGCGTCTGGTCGGGCTCGGCGCTGATAAGGTTCACAGCCAGCGGCTTGCCGTCCTGGCTAACTTTGAGGCGGCTGCGCACGTCGGCGGGCCGCACGGGGTAGTTGAATACCAGGTTGGCCCGTAGCTCGGCCGTACCCGTGGCCTTGGCCGAGCGGCCAAAGAACACCTGCGGGTCGCCCATGCGCAGGTACGGCGTGTGAAAGCGGCTGCGGTTGATGGCCAGTTTCTGCTTGCCGCTGGGCAGGGCCCCGGGCCGCAGGTCGGCCGAAAACACGGTGCTGGGCCGGAACGGCTCCAGGGGCGAAAACGTCAGCTCCCGGTCGCCGGTCCACTTGAATTTACCCCGCACGGCGGGCGTAAATTTTACGTATTGCGTGGTATCCCAGCGGTTTTGCTGGGCCTCGTCCACCACTTTCTCGTCGAAGGTGAACACCACGTTCGAATGCGGGTCCACCTCGTCGCCATCGGTCTGAGCCTGCGCGATGGCCTGCTCCTGGGCGGTTTTTTTGGAGCAGGAAAAAGTAGCCAACAGTAACGACAGCGGTAGAAAACGGAAGCGGGCCAGCATGGGAAGGAGAGGATAAAACCGGGCGGAAGGTAATACCTAAAATCTGCTATACTTCGGAGTTTGGGGGACAGGCTGCCGGCTTTTCCGCCGGCTGCCCGTGCCGTTTAAGTACCTTCGCCGCCATGCTTTCCCAGGCCCACGAAGTCTTCCTCGAAGTTGCCAAGCAGCTCAGTTTCACCAAGGCTGGGCAGGCGCTGTTCGTCAGCCAGTCGGCCGTCAGCAAGCAGGTGAAGGCCCTGGAAGAGCACTACCGGACTGGCTTGTTTGAGCGGCTGGGCAGCAGTATTCTGCTCACGCCGGCCGGGCAACGCCTCTACCAGAAGCTGCTGCAAGCCAAGCAGCTGCAATACGAGCTGCACCAGGAAATGAGTGCCCTGAGCCCGGACTTCGCGCCGGCGCTGCACCTGGTCATTGGGGCCAGCACCACCATTTCGCTCTACGTGCTGCCGCCCGTGGTGTCGGCCTATTTGCAGCGCCACCCCAACCGCCAGCTCAGCCTCAAAAACCGCAACTCCGACAACATCCTGCGGGCCCTGCTGGCCCACGAAATCGAGCTGGGCATCGTCGAAGGCATCCACAAAGTCAGCCACGTCACCTACACGCCGCTGCTGGCCGACGACGTGGTGGCGGTGTGCGCGGCCGGCAACCCGCTCGGCGCCCGCACCCTCGAAGCGCGCGACCTGCTCAGCATCCCGCTGGCGCTGCGCGAAGACGGCTCGGGCACGCTGGCCGTGCTGGAGGAAGCCCTGCGCCACCGGGGCCTCAAGCTGGCGGCCCTGCCGGTGCGCGTGCGCCTGGGCGGTACCGAGGCTCTCAAAAACTTCGTGCGCGTCGACAGCAGCCTGGCTTTTTTGCCTCGGCAGGCGGTGGTGAAAGAGCTGGCTTCGGGCGAGCTGGTGGAGGTGAAAATCAAGGATATGCCCATGCGGCGGCACTTCAATTTTATTCAGCGTAAAGGGACGGAAAACAACGAGCCGTACCGCGATTTTCTGCTCTTCACCAAGCACTACTATGCCGATAGGGCATAGGCTATTCCAAAATTCCATCTCGTTTCGGCATAGCTGGGCCCCCGGGCGCTAGTAATTTTGCCGGTACTATGCTGGTAGCCACCTCCTCCATTTCCCACCTGCGCGCCCTGCACTGCTCGGTCTGCGCCACCCCCTATTCGGCCTTCGAGCTCCAACGCGTGTCGGCCTGCTGCGCTGCCCCGCTGGTGGCCGACTACGACACATCGGAGTACCTGCCCCCAGCCGCCGTCATCAACGCCGCCGACAGCTCGATGTGGCGCTACGGGGCCCTGTTGCCGCTGCTCGACGAGCGCTACAAGGTAACGCTGGGCGAGGGCTTCACGCCCATCATACCACTCCCGCGCCTGGGCGGCGGCTACGGCCTAAACTCGCTGCTGCTCAAGGACGAAGGTCAGAACCCCACCGGCTCGTTCAAGGCCCGCGGGCTGAGCATGGCCGTGTCGAAGGCCCTGGAGCTGGGCGTGGCCGGCTGCATCATCCCCACGGCTGGTAATGCTGGGGTGGCCCTGGCCGCCTACTGCGCCCGCGCCGGCCTGCCAGCTACCGTGGTTATGCCGCGCCACACCCCCGACGCTTTCAAGGAAGAGTGCTACTGGTATGGGGCCGACGTGGAGCTCGTGGACGGCCTCATCAGCGACTGCGGGGCCCGGGTGCGCCAGCGCAACGCCAACGGGGCCCTGCTCGACGTGTCGACCCTCAAGGAGCCCTATCGCCTCGAAGGCAAGAAAACCATGGGCTACGAAATCGCTGAGCAGTTGAACTGGCAGCTGCCCGATGTGCTGCTGTACCCCGCCGGTGGCGGCACCGGCCTCATCGGTATCTGGAAGGCCTTCCGCGAAATGCAGGCCCTGGGCTGGCTCACCCCCGACGCCAAGCTGCCCCGCATGGTGGCAGTGCAGGCCGAAAACTGCTGCCCCCTGCTCGAAACCTACGAAGGCCGCCAGGCCAACTGCCACGCCTACCAGGGCCGCCCCACGCTGGCCAACGGCCTGGCCGTGCCCCATCCCCTGGGCGAGGCCCTGATGCTGCGCGTATTACGCGAATCAAACGGCACGGTGGTAGCCATCAGCGAGGAAGATATGCTGGCCGGCATGCGCGAGCTGGGCCAGCAGGAGGGCCTGTTTGTGGCCCCCGAAGGCGGCGCCGTCTGGATGGCTGCCCGCCGCCTCCTGGCCAGCGGCTGGCTCCAGCCCCACGAGCAAATTCTGCTCCTGAACACCGGGAGCGCCCAGAAATACCTCGATAACGTAATCGGCCGGAGCCAGGCGTAGGGCCTGGGAAGTGGCCCGGCCCGGGCTGCCGGCTTTTCGCCGGCTGCCCGGTAATCGTTGCGCCAGTTTGCACAGCAAGCAGGGGCCCCAGAACGGCCTGGGCAACAATTCGCCAACGATGCAGCGATTACCGGGCAGCCGGCGAAAAGCCGGCAGCCCGGACCAGGTTCAGTCGTTGCGCGCCGGCCCCCGACCGTTGCGCGCCGGCCCCCGACCTTTGCGCCCGATGCGCATCCTCCACGTTCTCTCCGCCGAGTTCTTCGCCGGCTCGGCGGCCTACGCCGTGGCCCTGGCCGAAGCCCACCGGGCCCAGGGCCACGCCGTGTGGCTGGTGTCCGACTCCGACCAGCTGCCCACCGGGGCCCCCCAGGTGAAAACGGCCGTCAGCAACCGCCGCTATGGGCAGCGGCTGCGCAACGCCCGCCTCATCCGCCAGCTGGTGCGCACCGAGCAAATCGATGTGGTGCACGCCCACTCGCGGGCCGCCAGCTGGGTGAGCTACGCCGCCTTGCGGGGCCTCAAAGTGCCCTTGGTGAGCACTGTGCACGGCCGCCAGCACCTGCACACCTCCACGTCGCTCTTCGATATTTACGGTGATAAAGTCATCGCCATTTGTGCCAATTTGCGGACGCACTTAATCGAAGAAGTGCAGATGGACCCCGTCAAAATTGTGGCCCTGCCCAACGGCGTGGCCTTCGGCAGTGAACAGTTAGCAACTAATAATTATCAATTGTTAGTTGACAATGAGCAGTTGACTGTTAACTACTCACTGTCGACTGATAATTGCCTACGTATCGCCTTCATCGGCCGCTTCAACGGCGGCAAAGGCGAGCGGGCAGCGGCGCTGTTGCAGCAGGTGTTCCCACCGCTGCTAGCCGAGTTTCCGGCGCTGCGCCTGGCCCTGATTGGCGGCGAGCTGGAGCAGTTGCCCGCGGCCGGTAAAGGGGCTCTGGCGCAGCTGCAAGCGCAGTTTGGCGAGCGGGTGGAAGTGGTGGGCTTCACCACCGATGTGGCCGGCTGGCTGGCCCGCACCACGCTCACCATCGGCGCGGGCCGGGTGGCCATTGAGGCCCTGGGGGCTGGCCATGCCGTGCTGGCCCTGGGCGAAGCCAGCTACGCGGGCCTCGTCACGGAAGCCAATTTTGCCACCGCCGCGGCCTCTAACTTCGGCGACATTGCGCCCCGCGTCACGCCGTCGGACGTGGATTTTGGGGCCCTGTTGGCCGACGCCCGGGCATTTCTGGCGCGGCCGCAAGCTGTGCCTGGGGCCCTGCAAGTGCAGGTGCGCGCGCACTACAACCTGGCCCGGGTAGCCGCCGAAGTGCTGGCCGTGTACCAGTCGGCGCGCATGAAGAAGGCCGTGCCCAACTTCCTGCCGGTGCTCATGTACCACAAAATCCCCGACGCGCCGCCGGCCACCAAGCACCAGACGTTCGTCACGAAAGACAACTTCGCCAAGCACCTGGCCTTCTTCAAAAGTCGCCGTTTCACGCTCATCACCTTCGCCGATTACCTGCAATTCGCCCGCGGCGAACGGCCCCTGGCCGAGTTTCCGCGGCGGCCGCTGGTGCTCACTTTCGACGACGGCTACTTCGATAACTATACCAACCTGCTGCCCCTTATGCAGCAGTACGGCTACCGCGGCGTGCTGTATTTGCTCGGCGATTTCGGCGTGCGCTACAACCAATGGGACCTCGCTGCCGACCCCACTGAGCCCCGCGCCGACCTCATGGACGAGGCCCAGAAGCGCGCCTTTGTAGCGGCCGGCTGGGAAATAGGGGCCCATACCATGTCGCACCCGCGCCTGCCCGCGCTGCCGCTGCCCGCCGCTACCGCCGAAATCCAGCGTAGCAAAGCCAGCTTGGAAACCGTGCTGCAAACCGAAGTCGTCAGCTTCGCCTACCCCTACGGCGACCTCAACGACGACCTGAAAGCGGCCGTGCACGCCGCCGGCTTCGCCTTCGGCGTAGCCACCGACACCGGTGGCTTGCACCTGGAGGACGATCGGTTCCAGGTGTTCCGCATCAACGTGTTCCCGCACGAAAACACGGCCAGCCTGTTCAAAAAAACCGCCTCTTGGTACCGCAAATACTACCGCCGCAAACGCGGTAAATAGCCACGCCGGGCGCCATCAAAAAGGCGTGGCCGCGGAGCCCGAACATTCAGCAGTACGCTGGGGGCCCTAGTTAGGCTGCACCTTGGATTGCTCTTCGAGGATAGGCTGGTGCTTTTCGCCGGTCGTGATGGCCTTGGGTAGGCAAACGCCCGCACGAGCCCGTTGCCCGGCGTGTCCCAATACTCGCCGTTTTCAATGGTCACCTTAATGAGGGTAATGTTGGGGTCTTCGGTGTCTTTGGGGAAGAAGCCGCGGAAATATTCGCGCCACAACTACTTGGTTTTGTGATGTTCATCCATTATTCCGGCTCTGCTGGCAATGGTCACGCAAGTTGCCTTGTTGGGGTCGGAATACCCCAGGCCTACCTGGTCATTGTGCCGAATCTCGGCGATTTTTTGGGCATTTTTCTCCGAGAAAAACCAGAGCGCCTCGTCGGTGTCCGACTCACAGGTATACATCGGCCGGCTGTGCAGCCGTGCAGCCATGCAGCCGTGCAGCCGGCTGCGGGCGTCGAGGGTGGTGTACTTTACTTCTTTGATCTTGTCCAGAAGCTTGTTAAGCACTCATGCAAAAGTAATCGTGTAGTGATTACCGACGTTTGCCAGCACGTGTTCGAGGCGTTGTAGCAAGGTTTGCTCCGTGGCGTAATCCTGGGGGCGAACCCAATAGTGCTTGCAGCGGTGCCAGAGCAGTTCGATGTGGTTGAGTTCGGGGCTGTAGGCGGGCAAGAAAAAGAGTGTCAGGCCGGCCGCTGCCCACTTGGCTTCACAAGCGCGCACCACGTGCGCTTTGTGAATGGAGGCATTGTCGAGTACGAGCACGGTAGGGCCGCTTAGACTGTGGCAGAATGCGTTGACGGCCAGCACAAATAAGTCGGCCGTCAGGCTGCCTTCCCGCACGTAGGCCTCCAGGGGCTGGTGCGGGGCGTGGGCCTGCCAGAAGCCCAGGACCGAATGCCCCCCGCGCCCCCGTACGGCGGGCAGGCCCACCGGGGGCTGCCCACGCCGTTGCCAGGCATAGGGCACGGGGGCTTGGCGCGAGAAGCGGCACTCATCGACGTAGACCACGGCCACCGCGCCGCGGGCTTCGGCTTGGTGCAACGTGTGCAGGTGCTGCTGGGCGGCGGCAAACAAGACCGGGTCGCGTTGCGCTTTCAGACTCCTGCGGCAGCGCTTCCAGCGGTAGCCGGCGCGGCGCGCCAGCCGGCGCAGCGTGCTCAGGCTGAGCTTGAGGCCCCAGCCTCGGCGGATGTCAGGAAGCCACGCGCGCAATTGCTGGGTGGCCGTACCCAGCCAGGTCGCTACTTTTTTTTACTGCTGGTGGGAGTTTCGGCGGGCGGCCCGACCGCTGGCCCTCGGCCAGCCCGGCCAAGCCCAGCTCCTGCCAGCGGCGCAGCCAGATACCGACCGTATTATAGCCCACGGCAAACAAAGTGGCCAATTGCTGAACGGTCGCCCCGCGGTGGTGTCCCAAAATAACTTGGGCACGCCGCCGCATTCGCGGGTGCGGGCCCTGAGCAGCAGCGGCCTCCAGGGTGGTGATTTCAGGAGCTGCGAGCGGAAGTGAAGCGAGTAGCATACGCCAAAATTAGCGCCTTCGCCCCACACGATTACTTGTGCATGGGTGCTTAATATCTTGGGTAACGGCAACTTGCTCAGCTATGGGAAGGAAGAAATGAGGGTGGAAGAATTGCTAGTGTTACGGGTGACCCCAAGGCTTGAGTTGTTGGCGGTGGTCTATTGGAGAGTGAAGCAGTAAATTAGGGCATGGTTTATACGCAACATTTGTGTGCCCGCTGCGGCAGCGAACACATCCGCCGCAACGGCACGCAGGGCGGCCAGCCCAAATACCAGTGCAAAGCGTGCGGGTACCAAGCGCGGTTTGTGCCGGCGGCGCTCGCCAAAGCGGCGCAGTACGCCCAGGTCGAAGCCTTGCTCACCGAACGGAATTCCCAGCGCAGCATCGTGCGCGCCACCGGCGTGGCGCGGATGACCATCGCCAGGCTAATAAAAAAAAGCGGCGCTGGCCGCGCCCCGGCTGCCGCGTCGCCGGACGAAAAAGGCCCAACGCCGGAAGCCGGAAGTCCTGGAACTTGACGAAATGTGGACCTTCGTCGGCCGGCGCAAACGCAAAGTTTGGCTGTGGCTGGCCGTCGAACGGGCCTCGCGCCGCATCGTGGCCTGGGTACTGGGCTGTCGGGGGGCCGCCACGGCCCGGCGGTTGTGGGCCGCGCTGCCGCCCCGCTACCAGCGCCACTGCCGCTACCACACCGACCAGTGGGAGGCCTACGCCAAGGTCCTGCCCGCGCCCCACCACCGGCCCCACCCGAAAGGTAGTGGCAGACCAACGTGGTCGAGGCCATCAATTGCTCCTTGCGCCAGCGCTGCGGCGTATTGGTCCGCAAATCCTGCTCGTTCAGCAAAAGTTTACGCATGCACACGGCACGAATTAAGATTGTA is a window from the Hymenobacter nivis genome containing:
- a CDS encoding IS1 family transposase, whose amino-acid sequence is MWTFVGRRKRKVWLWLAVERASRRIVAWVLGCRGAATARRLWAALPPRYQRHCRYHTDQWEAYAKVLPAPHHRPHPKGSGRPTWSRPSIAPCASAAAYWSANPARSAKVYACTRHELRL
- a CDS encoding IS1 family transposase; translation: MVYTQHLCARCGSEHIRRNGTQGGQPKYQCKACGYQARFVPAALAKAAQYAQVEALLTERNSQRSIVRATGVARMTIARLIKKSGAGRAPAAASPDEKGPTPEAGSPGT
- a CDS encoding IS630 family transposase, coding for MRAWLPDIRRGWGLKLSLSTLRRLARRAGYRWKRCRRSLKAQRDPVLFAAAQQHLHTLHQAEARGAVAVVYVDECRFSRQAPVPYAWQRRGQPPVGLPAVRGRGGHSVLGFWQAHAPHQPLEAYVREGSLTADLFVLAVNAFCHSLSGPTVLVLDNASIHKAHVVRACEAKWAAAGLTLFFLPAYSPELNHIELLWHRCKHYWVRPQDYATEQTLLQRLEHVLANVGNHYTITFA
- a CDS encoding helix-turn-helix domain-containing protein; this translates as MLLASLPLAAPEITTLEAAAAQGPHPRMRRRAQVILGHHRGATVQQLATLFAVGYNTVGIWLRRWQELGLAGLAEGQRSGRPPKLPPAVKKSSDLAGYGHPAIARVAS
- a CDS encoding polysaccharide deacetylase family protein, yielding MRILHVLSAEFFAGSAAYAVALAEAHRAQGHAVWLVSDSDQLPTGAPQVKTAVSNRRYGQRLRNARLIRQLVRTEQIDVVHAHSRAASWVSYAALRGLKVPLVSTVHGRQHLHTSTSLFDIYGDKVIAICANLRTHLIEEVQMDPVKIVALPNGVAFGSEQLATNNYQLLVDNEQLTVNYSLSTDNCLRIAFIGRFNGGKGERAAALLQQVFPPLLAEFPALRLALIGGELEQLPAAGKGALAQLQAQFGERVEVVGFTTDVAGWLARTTLTIGAGRVAIEALGAGHAVLALGEASYAGLVTEANFATAAASNFGDIAPRVTPSDVDFGALLADARAFLARPQAVPGALQVQVRAHYNLARVAAEVLAVYQSARMKKAVPNFLPVLMYHKIPDAPPATKHQTFVTKDNFAKHLAFFKSRRFTLITFADYLQFARGERPLAEFPRRPLVLTFDDGYFDNYTNLLPLMQQYGYRGVLYLLGDFGVRYNQWDLAADPTEPRADLMDEAQKRAFVAAGWEIGAHTMSHPRLPALPLPAATAEIQRSKASLETVLQTEVVSFAYPYGDLNDDLKAAVHAAGFAFGVATDTGGLHLEDDRFQVFRINVFPHENTASLFKKTASWYRKYYRRKRGK
- a CDS encoding threonine synthase, with protein sequence MLVATSSISHLRALHCSVCATPYSAFELQRVSACCAAPLVADYDTSEYLPPAAVINAADSSMWRYGALLPLLDERYKVTLGEGFTPIIPLPRLGGGYGLNSLLLKDEGQNPTGSFKARGLSMAVSKALELGVAGCIIPTAGNAGVALAAYCARAGLPATVVMPRHTPDAFKEECYWYGADVELVDGLISDCGARVRQRNANGALLDVSTLKEPYRLEGKKTMGYEIAEQLNWQLPDVLLYPAGGGTGLIGIWKAFREMQALGWLTPDAKLPRMVAVQAENCCPLLETYEGRQANCHAYQGRPTLANGLAVPHPLGEALMLRVLRESNGTVVAISEEDMLAGMRELGQQEGLFVAPEGGAVWMAARRLLASGWLQPHEQILLLNTGSAQKYLDNVIGRSQA
- a CDS encoding LysR family transcriptional regulator, whose translation is MLSQAHEVFLEVAKQLSFTKAGQALFVSQSAVSKQVKALEEHYRTGLFERLGSSILLTPAGQRLYQKLLQAKQLQYELHQEMSALSPDFAPALHLVIGASTTISLYVLPPVVSAYLQRHPNRQLSLKNRNSDNILRALLAHEIELGIVEGIHKVSHVTYTPLLADDVVAVCAAGNPLGARTLEARDLLSIPLALREDGSGTLAVLEEALRHRGLKLAALPVRVRLGGTEALKNFVRVDSSLAFLPRQAVVKELASGELVEVKIKDMPMRRHFNFIQRKGTENNEPYRDFLLFTKHYYADRA